The nucleotide sequence GGGGGAAGGTGGGCACTTCATTCCCTACTGGGAATGAAGCTTCCTTTTTCTGGAAGCAGGACTGCGAGCAGAAGGCATGAGATTCAGGCTAAGACAAGGTCTCTGGGGGAGAGCCTCCAGATCCCCCTCCTAACATCCTCCAAAGGCCCCCTGGCCCTATAATGGGGCTCAGGGCACACTGCAAGTGTTTGAGAATGCAGCATTCAGCTGCAGCTCAGACCTCCTGGTCAGGGTGCCAGGAAAGGGTGCCACAGTTACGGTGAGCAGCAGGGAGACAGCTTCGGGCAGAGGGAAACGGCGGTCAGGGGAGTGGGCTGGCCTCTGGCTCTCCAGAGTCGGGGCAGTGCAGCACTCCACGTGACGTGAGTTTGGGTGAGGATCTGCGGCGCACATACACTTCCCGGAGTAGCAGAGGGCGGTGACAGGAGAGAACAATCCGTCCATTCCAAGGCTGCCCCAACAACCAGTCCACAGACACACTTTGGGCCTAGGTCCCAGCCAGTGCAAAGGAGGCCCAGAGGAGGGATGTGCTTTGTTCAAGAATATGCAGGAAGTTAACTTAACCTTTGTAATCCGGCCTCCAGGGTCAGGGCAGGTCtgaggggtgagcctggtggcagAAGACAAGACCAGTCCCCTCATGGCTGCTGCCCCGCCCACCAGGCCTACTCAGCATGGCTACCAGAAGCCTCCCTAGGAAGACACCAGCCCTGAGCAGTGAGAGTGACCCACTCCAGTCAGATGCACGAGAGGGCAGGGCCCAGACCTTGGCCTGGACATACGGCTTCAAACTATAGCCCAGCCTGAAAAGATCCAAACCAAAAGAGAAACTTGATCCACATAATTGCATATTACAATGAGGCACtctgtacatatgtgtgtgcacgtgtgtgtgcacacacacacacgcacacaaccTGTCCTTGTGCACGTGTTCTCAGTTACcagttacacacacatacacacatcccaTCCATGTGCACAATGTGTATCCCTGTGTTACAACTGCACACACACGGGCAGATACACACGTaggcgcacacacgcacacacacacacatacactccctGCTCAGACGCGCTCTCTGGCCCATCGCCCACCAGGCAGAGCACTGCTGAATGGCTGGTGCCGGGGACTCAGCGTCGGCTGCTGACATGGAGGGTGTAGAAggcccagggctcagggacatAGATGACACCCGGGTACTTCTTCCTGAGTACAGGGTCATTCCACAGCCAGGCGACCCACAGCGCCACAAGCAGGAGGGTGAGGGCGAAGGAATAAAAGAGGAAGAGGCCGTTGCTGTCCAGGAAGAGGCACTTGCGCTTCTGGTGCAGGACGAGGGCCAGCATGGCGAAGAAGGTGAAGATGAAGAGGATGAAGATCTGGCCCTCGGTGACCAGGTACCTGAAGAGGCCAGTGGGGGCGGTGAGGCTGGCGCTCTCTCTGCCCGGCCTCCCTCCCTGTACCCACATTCCAGGCTGCCCCCTGGTCAGGCAGAGCAGCTCATCTCAGGCGAGGTGGAGGGAAGCGTACTACTTGGAGCCACAGCCCATACTGATTTGGCTTGTAcagtagctatttttaaaatatgttgagtTTGTTACCAACATGTACATAACAGCAGAAAATGTGGATTTCTGGTTTCTTTGGTCACATCAGGCCTCTATTTCTGCTCAACAGCTGATTAGAGGAGAAAGCAGCTATCCCCTCTAGAAAGAGAATGGTTCTCTTTGCCACAGTCTCCACCATTTCCTATTGCCTTACTGGATGCCCGCTTGATGCCTTTCTGTTACTGGCTTATTTCCTACAGGCATTTGAGATTGGGAATGCAGCTGCAATTCACGGAGGCTGTCATTACTGTCTCCTTGATGGCTGGGACAGTCTCAGGTCTCCCAGGGTTCTCTGTAGCTCCTAAGGCAGTACCTAGCACATGGCCAGGAATCAAGTCACATCTGTTGGAGGGCTTCAGAGAGGCTGTTTGGTCCATGCCCCTGCCTCTGGAGAGAAACATGACGCTGACCCATTCCGTTCAAGGAATGACAGCTCTGCAACTCAGTGGCTGTGGAACCTCGGGGAATCTGCACATCCTGGAGCCTCTGCTTTCTTACTTAGAAAGGGGGAATAAATGGCCCTATCTCTCGAGACGTTAAGAGCTGACAAGAGCTGTGTACGCCTCTCACTTGGAAAAGCACGTTGTTCAACAAATGGCTGCTGTTCCTACTGTGGTTGTCTCAGCACTAATATGCTGCGCACGTCGAACTACTTTCCTTCTTGCTGTGGTTGCCACTCCTTCTTTTTCATCCTGTCCTCAGGGGCATACAGATTGGTCCTGGTTGACCCTCTCCACCCAGCCGGGGACAGACCCAGGAGCGGATCTAGGAAACTGGCCCTAGGAAAGAAGACCCTTTTCATTCTAAGGCAAGCTTCCCATCAGAGAAGGGTCCAGTCCTTTCCCAATGCTCCGGGAAAGCCTGTCCCCAGGGCAGAATTGACAGACATAGGGCCTGGCTGAGGCTAAGTCCTCTGAAATGGGAGAAGAGCTCTGAAAGGCACAAAgaaaccagggatgcctgggtggctcagtgggttaagcctctgccttaggcttgggtcatgatcccagggtcctgggacagagccccatattgggctctctgctcagcagggaacctgcttcctcctctctctctctgcctacttgtgatctctctctgtcaaatatttgggctctctgctcagcggggagcctgcttcctcctctctctgcctgcctctctgcctacttgtgatctctgtctgtcaaataaataaaatcttaaaaaaagaaaagaaaagaaaagaaagaaaccaggcaAGAAACTTCCCCCTTATCTGTCCTTGTCACCCTCATAGTGCTTTATTGTTTATGAagcctcttttcctcctcctagATCCTCTCCATCTgctgagagggagacaagcaggggCTGTCCCAATGtcacaaaggaggaaacaggcccacAGGACTCGATGGGCTCGATATTACAGGTGGGCTCTACTGGGCTCCACAGTAGCTCTGGGGTTCCAGGAGGTAGGGCAGAAGAGCATGAGAATGGAGAGGAGCACTCAGGCCTGGCTTCCTGGTGACAGAGAGGCTACCACAAAGCAGTGCACCATCTCCACTAGACCCAGGCAGAAGCAGAGCCCAGAGTGGGACTGTGGCCAAGAGGACTTTTTATTACCACCCAGCTCCCTGAGTGCCCCCCACGCAGGTCCAAGGTCCACTCACCAATAGTACAGGCCACTGGGCACCACCAGGAGCAGGGCCACCCCTGGCATTGAACTCTCGGCTTTGGTGGGAGTGAAACAACCACTGAAGTACATGAAGAGGATGAGGAAGAAGGGGATGTACCTGCAACAGGGAGGCCGGGGCCTCAGaggcccgcccgcccgccccagcGCCCCTCCACCCAGCCCTCGTCCCCACCTGTCCTTGCACCATTCCATGCCGGCCGCATCAGCATTTACCAAACGCCTGGTTTAGGCCCGGGCACTCATCCCCACCAGACTTCCCCGTGCTGGGGGCCCTGGGGGCGGGTGtgcaggaaggaagcaggaagatgCGGCTTGCTCCCTGGCATATGCAAATCAGAGTCTCACAGGCTGTGGTGTGGGGAGGACCCTCCCACACGGCCCTGACCACCTCACTCCAcgtgggtgtgtgtgtagggggtgcCTCTGTCTCATGCTGGCACTCCCCACACCCAGGAGAGGTACACCCAGCAGGGCTGAGGAGGGAGAGCCTCCAGgcccaggtttaaaaaaaaaaaaagagagagagagagagaaccatacCTGCTGGGGTCCTCCAAGGGGCTCTGTGAAGCCCCCTCACCCATAAGCAACCCAGAGCCTCACCCTTCCCTACACACAGCATCTTACCCAAAAGTACCAGCCTCTCCTCTCCACAAAGGCTGCCTCTCCCACACCTCCTTCTCTCAGCTACCTTGTGtccccctcccacagcccccgtttgctcccagcccaccccctcttccttcccaaaCATGTCTGGGCAAAGGCCTATCCAGGGCCCCTGGACTCACTGCCAAGAGGACCAACTTTGCCTGTTTAAAGTGGATCCTGGAGggctgcctgggggctcagtcagttgagcatctgcttttggctcaggtcatgatcccaggatgctgggatcaagccctgcattgggctctctgctcagcgggaagcctcttctccctctcccactccccctggttctgttccctctcttgctgtctctctgtcaaataagtaagatcttaaaagaaaaaaaataataaatggatccTGGAAACACGACTGTCGGCCTAGTATGACAGGAGCCATCCAACTCACTCAGGGGTGAGGCTACGGGGTGCAGAGCTTGCTGGCTGCTCCCCCACACCCTCTCACTGGCCCCAGCTCCTCCTGTAAGATGTGGGGCAGAACAGACAGCTGCCGGCGGCTGGGGCCCTGGCTCTCCCACGGCTGTGCACAGCTGGGAGGTTTCCGCTGCCTTTGGGGTGAAGGGGACCCCTCCCAGGAGTTTCAGAAGCTGGGCAGACAGCCCCTCCCCCCGTCAGTCCACTTGGCCCTCCTCGGCTTCACCCCTACCTCCACCCCCAAACACCGTGTCCTGACCCAGTGCGGGTCCCCCCTCGGTGCCCACCCACACCCCACCGCAGCGAAAGGGGCGGGACCTAGTCTGCGCCgcgcccccgccccaggctccgGCCCGGCCAGGGAGGGACAGCCGCTTGCTGCCCTCTAGTGGCTGCCGCGGGCACCGTCGCGCTGGGACGCGCAGGGCCTGGCACCCCACACCCAGAGGCTTGTGCAGTGTCCTCTGGGGCCGGACCCGGCGCCCCTGGGGAGACAGCCCCGCTGGCGCTGCCTTCCTGGCCCCGACACTCACCACATGGAGTGGCCCAGGTACTCGTCGTAGTAGTAGAGCAGCTCGAAGGAGTCGATCTGAGGGCGGTGGGCATGGCAGGTGAGAGCAGCAGGTGCGTCAAGGCGGGTGTTGGGGCCCACGCGGCCCACCCTTGCCCGGGCCCGGCCcttcctccagcagccctcattCCCCACCCTAGTCTTGCCCTCTACTGCAGGGCACTCGGGCAGCAGCCAGTCAGGGGCCCCTGCCCGAACTGTCAGAGGCATCATAGCTCAGCGGGTGCCTCCCCTAGCAGAACGTTTAGTGGGTCAGGCTCAATGACGGCTGGGGGCCACCTCTCTGGCTTCCAGGACAAACTGTGCCAACAAGGCTTTACATGCTGGGTTGGGGAGGGCGGCTCACCAGCGTCTCTGGCTTGAGGTTCCTGATGATGGGATTCTCTCGGACGGACAGGTGGTGCTGGTAACCACTGAAGAGCAAGCGGTGGTTCACGGAGTCGCCCACCAGGTGGATGCTGGCACCCATGACGAAGGTGATGATGCTGAGGTAGATCATGGCACGTGGCAGCGTGCGAGGGGACCGCTCCATGAGCTGGGGTCAGAGGGGCGCCGGAGAGCGCGATTTAGCCTTCACCACAACAGGAGACAGTCCCTGGTCCCTCCCCCATGCCTGGGGTCCATGGATGCCACCTCTGAAGAGTCACTCCAAACTGGGTCCCTGCAGCAGGCTGAGCCAGCCTCCACAGTCTCCTAGGATCCTCGTGAAGCCAGCATGAGTTGGGAACCAGCACCCCCGTTCCTCAGAGAGCACCCCCAGCTGCAGAGGGACAAACTGACTGCCAAAGGTCACACACTGACCCTGTCCTGGGAGTGACAGCCAGGCCTTCAGCACAGGCACCCAGGCCtggccctctccccactcccagctgGGCCTCTGGATGGCTGGGCTGGTTCAGCGCTGCAGGACCCTCTCATTTCAGAGCCACTGGTCCATGGAAAACACCCAAGAAATGTCAGGGAAGTGGGATGGGGAGGATGCTTTGGAAAGGAAACTTTAACTTAAAACTCCTCTGAATTCTAATTTTATACCCTCTTACTTTTTGTGATTAGACACAtttttctagaaacaaaataatggGGATGGTAGGTGGCGACAGTTGTTTTAAGAGCCCTTATTTGAACCTGCAAAGCCGGCAGCCCTGGCTAGTTCTTTGCTCCCAGGGTCATCTCCAAGTCCCGGATCCCCAGGCCAGAGTAGAGGTCACCTCTGTTGCTTCCACCTGGACCCTACCTGCCTTCCCAACTTCTCCCCAGACAACCAACCcactcactccctctgcctcagcctccccaaATGTAGTTTCACAGCATGACCCTGTCTTCAGGTCCTTTTGGTTGACCACCTCTTCTACATCATTTCCTGGCACACAAAGCTGACGCCCAAATCAAATATCCTTCCCTGGGGAGGGCCTCTCCATCCCTCCTGGCCAGGCCTTTGGTGTGTCCCTTGATCACAGCCTTCACCCCCCAAGCTCAGGCAGGGTAGGCCTGCTGCCATATCTGCTTCCAGGACTCCCAGGGCTTGGCACCAGCTTCCtgccagagaaggaggaaggaatgagggtgggaagggagggcagggagccgGGGACTGTACcttgagcaggaggaagggcgtGATAATGTTGTAGGCCATGTGGAAGTAGTCCCCCACGCTGGGCTTGTTGAGTGGAAACCATTCGAGAGGGAACACCAGCTGGGGAGCAAAGGGAGGAATGGTGTTCACTCAGGCAGAGCCCCACAAGACCCTCAGGGAGTcagcccccacctcctccacacacacacttaactCTTTTTGTGATCTATGGGGATCCTCTGGGCAGCTCTGGGGTACCCAGACAGAGAAACTGAGTCCCAAAGAAGATAAATGGACCTGTCCCCAGGCATACTAGTAGATGCAAATCCAGGGCCTGACTCTGGGCCCCCACCCTAAATGGGTACTAAATAAATGTCCCTGGTACTGGTCTGGGAGCTGGAGGCTGATTTGGGACTTCATGGTGACGT is from Mustela lutreola isolate mMusLut2 chromosome 7, mMusLut2.pri, whole genome shotgun sequence and encodes:
- the CLN6 gene encoding ceroid-lipofuscinosis neuronal protein 6 isoform X1 gives rise to the protein MEAAARRRQHPGAAGGAATQPGASFLQARHSAVKADEAAGTAPFHFDLWFYFTLQNWILDFGRPIAMLVFPLEWFPLNKPSVGDYFHMAYNIITPFLLLKLMERSPRTLPRAMIYLSIITFVMGASIHLVGDSVNHRLLFSGYQHHLSVRENPIIRNLKPETLIDSFELLYYYDEYLGHSMWYIPFFLILFMYFSGCFTPTKAESSMPGVALLLVVPSGLYYWYLVTEGQIFILFIFTFFAMLALVLHQKRKCLFLDSNGLFLFYSFALTLLLVALWVAWLWNDPVLRKKYPGVIYVPEPWAFYTLHVSSRR
- the CLN6 gene encoding ceroid-lipofuscinosis neuronal protein 6 isoform X2, translated to MEAAARRRQHPGAAGGAATQPGASFLQARHSAVKADEAAGTAPFHFDLWFYFTLQNWILDFGRPIAMLVFPLEWFPLNKPSVGDYFHMAYNIITPFLLLKLMERSPRTLPRAMIYLSIITFVMGASIHLVGDSVNHRLLFSGYQHHLSVRENPIIRNLKPETLVHPLLPHPLHVLQWLFHSHQSREFNARGGPAPGGAQWPVLLVPGHRGPDLHPLHLHLLRHAGPRPAPEAQVPLPGQQRPLPLLFLRPHPPACGAVGRLAVE